The genomic stretch CGCAGCAAGCAATCCGCCCACAGACAACAGCAACTCATTGAAGTCGAGCTCCGCGCCATGCTTGGCTACACGGCCGCGTTCAGCACTGGCCGGCGCGGTGCCGCTGTAATACGGCGGATTGCACAGGATCAAATCGAAAGGCGTATCGCTCTTCATGCGCCGCACATCCATGCGGTGAACGCGGATGCGATGGGCCCAAGGCGAAGCAGCGGCATTCTCGATGGCCTGTGCAGCTGAATCATCATCGATCTCCACGGCATGCACCTGCGCCTCTGCATTGCGCTGCGCGGCGATCAGCGCCAGCACGCCTGTTCCCGTGCCGATATCGAGGATCCGTTTCGCGCTGCTGTGATCCACCCACGCGCCGAAGACCACCGCATCGGTGCCCACTTTCAGGGCGCAGCGGTCCTGGTGGATGGTGAACTGCTTGAACCGGAACACGCGGCGAAGATGCTACCTTGCCTATTCGTGATGGACAAGAAAGTCGTCGGCGGAAAGCAGCCCGTGGTGCTGGAGCACCTGGTGCATGAATCGCAGCGGAGGATCGCCTTGCGCTTCCCCTACGAAGCGTCGCTCATCGCGGCAGCCAAGAAGTCGGGAGCGAAATGGAGCAGCACCCACCGGTGCTGGCATACCCCCAACTCGCCCGAGCATCTGCAAGCCATTTTCGCGGCATTCAAGGGTCTGGCATGGGTGGACATGAACGGCCTGCGGAAGAAGCCCGATGCGGCACTGTCGAATCCGGGCGTGAAGCCCACCGGCAAGCCCACCACCAGTGCGACGCCAATTCCCGCAACCGCACAAGCGCCGAAAGCTGCACGGGGAGCGGGTTCCCTCGCGAACGTCCAAGATGACGCTCTGAACGCCATGCGCCGCAAGCTGGAGGTGGCACGCTACAGCCCGCGGAGCATCCAGGTGTACCTCGGCGCCGCCAAGCAGCTATTCCTGCACTTCCCGAACAAGCATCCCAACGACATCCGCACGGAGGACATCGAAGCCTTCCAGCATCATCTGGCCACGGAACGAAAAGTGAGCAACAGCACACTGAACCAGGCGGTGAACGCCATCCGTTACTACTACATGAACGTCATGGGCGATGCCAAGCGGGTCACCTTCATCGAACGGCCTCGTGCAGAACGAAAGCTGCCGTTGGTGCTGAGCAAGGCGGAAGTAGCCGCGCTATTGAAAGCTCCGTCCAACCTGAAGCATCAAGCCATGCTCGCCTTGGCCTATTCGGGGGGCTTGCGCATGAGCGAGATCCTTGCCCTCAAGGCCGATGACCTCCTCTTCGACCGCGGCCTCATCCGCATCCGCAGTGCCAAGGGCAACAAAGACCGAACGACCTTGCTAGGCCGGAGCACAGCAGAACTCTTGAAGCGCTACTTGGAGCAATTCCAACCACAGGACCTGCTATTCGTTGGACAGAGCGGCAGCACGTACAGCGCCCGGAGCCTGCAGAAAGTGCTCGAAGCCGCGCTCGCAAAAGCAGGGATCCGGAAAGAGGCCACCTTGCATACGCTCCGGCACTCCTTCGCCACGCACCTCTTGGAACAGGGAACCGACCTGCGCTATATTCAGGCCCTGTTAGGCCATGCCAGCAGCAAGACCACCGAGATCTACACCCATGTGAGCACACGCTACTTGCAAGGCATCGTGAACCCCATGGACAACCTTGACACACCTTGACGGCTTTACTGTCACAACCTTCGCAAAACACTCCCCAATTGACCAATAGCGCGAAGATCCCCCCTGCCACTACAAGCGTGGATATGCGAAGATCTTCGGCTACTAAACGTTAGCGCCCATTCAGAAACAAGCCAACCTATTCGATGAAATACAGGGACCTCAAATCTGAGTTACAAAGACATGTTCCTGAAGGCGAATCCATTGTTTGGACAGGACAACCCAAGCAAGGGATCATCTTCAGGACCGCAGACGTCTTTCTTATCCCGTTTAGCCTTTTATGGTTGGGGTTCGCCATATTTTGGATGTACATGGCTGGCCAAACATCTCCAATGTTCGCATTGTTCGGTGTACCCTTTGTTCTGTTTGGTTTGTTCTTCGCGTTCGGCCGCTTTGTGGTTGACTCAAAGTACAGGGAGAGCAGTGTATATGGACTCACAGAGAATCGGATTATCATCAAGTCTGGATTGAGGAAGAAAGAAATAAGGAATATTGACCTTCATTCCTCTTCAAACTTTGTATTCACTGAGAATAACGATGGAACGGGGTCTATTGAGATTGGACCCAGGAATCCATTGGTTCATGGCGTTAGTGGTCTAAACTGGATGCCTGGGGTTAAGTCCAATACCCAGCTTGAGATGATCTCCAATGTGCAGAGCGTGTACAACATGATACTTGAGCTGAAGAATAAAAAGAAATAAACGTGCGCTAACATGCGCTTGCCGCAAGCCGCCCTCGTCCCGGTGCCAACTCCCGTTGAAGCATGAACACTTCGTCCAAGAACAAGAACACGAATAGCCTGCGGCAAGCGCAGGCCCGTTATGGGCAACCTTAAAGACAGACAGTAATGGCAACAGACGGAGTTAAAATAATTGACGGTGACACAGCCCACGATACCTACTGGGGTATTATGGACTTGTATGACAGTGGAGCGGACTTCGACACCATAAACAAAGAGTTTCCTTTAATACAAGTTGACTACTTTGACGATTTTGACAATGAAATTTATGTTACCTCTTGTGCTTTGGCTCTTTGGGAAATGGGGCAAATGACAGAAGATAAACTCACATACGTTAAATCAGTAATCGACAAAGGAGCTTGTGTTAAGGTTTGGACAGAGGAATATGACCCGAAAGAAGGCAAGGCACGACAAAAAGAACTTGACAAATTTTGGAAGAAAATCAGTCAGACAAACACGAAAGTAAGAGCAAGAAAAAAGTTCAGAAAAATAACCAACTTTTATTTTCAACCTGACGACTTATTGACGTTTCAACTTAAAGACGGTAATTACAGAGCTGTTATCTGTGCATCAATAGACCAATACAGAGGTCAATGCAATTATATTTTAGTTCCGACAACTTACAATGAAAATAAAAAACCGACAGTTGACGATTTGAAAGACAAAGAAATTTTAGGCAGACAAATTGGTAGCGGTTATGACCAACAAACAACAAAAGAGCGACAACCAGGAATAGAGAGAATTTGGCAATTAACTGGAGGTAATTGCAACTTCTTTTTTGGTGTTATCAAACTTGCAGTTGACCACAAAGACTTCATCAATTTCAAAGACAGATTTGAAAAAGTTGGGACATTGAAAATAATCGAAGGACTAAAAGAAACGGGTTCTTTTGGTTATGAAGAGAACTTTGAAAGGTTTGAGACAATTTTTAGCGACTTAGAAAATCACATAAAAATATTTCAACACAAAAAATATCCTGTAAAAACATTGTGTGACATATGACGACAGAAAGAAAGGCAGCCCATAACAGCACCTACCCAAAAGGCGGGGTTTCGTGTTCCAAAGACAGTTTAGTGGTTAATCAAACATTAGTTTTTCAAATCAAGTTTTGTGGTAAAAGTCCCGCCCTTCGGGTAGCTGCAAAACGTTGAACGCCATTGCGCGCAGAGCCGCGCAACAGCGTCCAACGCCGAATGACCACCGCCAATAGGCAGCACGCGCCAGGCCTGCAACGAGGCCTTCGACAACCAGATGGAACTGCTCCGCACGCGCGGAACCATGGAACGCACCGAAGCACAGCACAAGGTGCTGAAGGACCCCGGCAAGTTCACGCCCTTCGCCTTCCCAATCATCGTGGACCGGCTGCGCGAGAAGCTGAGCAGGGAGCAGCTGCAGGGTCGGATCCGAAACAATGACCTGACGCTTGGAGAAGTCGAGATTGTTGCCGACCGTTGTGGTCCGGCTCGGACTATCGACCATACGGAGCGTGAATATGACCATCTGCGCTCACCATACGGCCTCTGCTTCCATGCTCCTGCTGGCCTTGGCGGTGGGCTGCTCCGGCCCAGACCCACCGCCTTCAGAAGCCCCCGCACGAACGCTGTTCGAATTGCTGGACAGTTCAAGGACCGGCATCCGCTTCGTAAATGAATTGGATGAGAACGAGCGCCTGAACCTATTCTTTTACGAGTACCTGTACAATGGAGGTGGCGTTGCCGTGGGCGACATCAACAACGATGGCATGCCCGATATGTACTTCGTATCCAATCTCGGTGCCGATGCCTTGTACCTCAACCAGGGCGGTGTACGGTTCGAGGACATCTCCACCAAAGCCGGCATCGCCACCGCACGCGGATACAAAACGGGCGTTACCATGGTGGACGTGAACGGAGACGGCTGGCTGGACATCCATGTCTGCCGGTCGGGCGTTTCGGACCCCGAGCTCCGGCGCAACCTGCTTTACATCAACAACGGCGACTTGACCTTCACCGAGCGTGCCGCCGAATACGGACTGGACGACGCCAGCTATTCGAGCCAGGCCTACTTCTTCGACATGGACCTGGATGGCGACCTGGACCTCTACCTCTTGAACCACCCGGCGGAGATGAGCAAAGCCAACATGCTGCGCGTCACGCGCAACCCGAAAGGTGAACTGATGGTGGCCACGAGCGATGACCTCACCAACTACTCCGACCGCCTCTATCGCAATACAGGGGGGCGGTTCACGGATGTCACTGAGAGGTCGGGGATACTGAACGAGGCCTTTGGCCTGAGCGCCATGATCGGTGATTTCAATAACGACCTGCTGCCGGACATATACGTGTGCAATGACTACAGCCGTCCGGATTTCCTGTACATCGCCAACCGGGACGGCAGCTACACCGAGCGCTTCGAGGAGCACTTCAGGCATTCGGCCCTTTCCAGCATGGGGTCCGACCGGGCCGACATCAACAACGACGGCTACCCGGATCTGTTGACGCTGGACATGGTTCCTGCGGACCGGTACCGTTACCAGATGCTCTCGAGCGAGCAGAATTTCGACCGTTTTGAACGGGCCATGACCGTTGGCCTGGGTGCTCAGCTATCCACCAACACCTTGCAGTTATCGCATGGCAATGGCCAGTACAGTGACATTGCCTTCCTGAGCAACACCGCCTATACCGATTGGAGCTGGAGCGTCCTGCTCGCCGATCTGGACAACGATGGGTGGAAGGACATCCTGGTGACCAACAGCTTGAAACGCGACCTGACCAACAACGACTTCAGATACTACGTGCGCGATTCGCTGTATAAGGAAGTGCAGATGGGTAGGTCCACGGTAACGGCGCTGCTGAATGCCATACCGTCCGTGGCGCTGCGATCGCCGCTGTTCAGGAATGAACGTGATCTCACGTTCAGCGATGTGACGGAGGAATGGAACAGCGGGCCACCCGGCTTCAACAATGGCGCCGCCTACGCCGATCTGGATGGTGATGGATGGCTGGACCTGGTCATCAACAACCTGAACAGCCCGGCCACCGTGCTGCGCAACACCGGTGCAAGCACTGGAACGAACCAGTATGTCAGGTTCATCCTGGCCGACACCTCCGGAAAGAACGTTTATGGAAGTGAGGTTGAACTGACCACGTCGACCGGTACGCAGGTACAGCAACTCCAACCGGCCCGGGGCTTCCTTTCCAGCAGCGAACCCATCCTGCACTTCGGAATCCCGGAAGGCACCACCCTTTCGCGCGCACGGGTGAAATGGCCGAACGGCACTGTGCTTGATCTGCCTTCGCCAACCTTGGATGCCACGCACAGGGTGATGAAGGAGCCGGGGTTGGTGCGACCATCAACCACGCCAAAACCCACGCTGTTGGTGGACAGATCCGCGCTACTGCCACAGACCTTCGCGCATGTGGAGAACCCGTTCATCGACTTCAAGCGGGAGCCCCTGCTCCACCACAAACTGAGTGAGGACGGACCGGGCGTTGCCGTGGCCGATGTGGATAACGATGGTTCGGAGGATGTCTTCCTCGGCGGTGCCATGGATCAGCCCGGCAGGCTTTTCCTGCAACAACGGGATGGTCGCTTCCTGGAACGGTCCATTCCCGCCTTTGTGGCCGATGCATTGCATGAGGATGTCGCCGCCTTGTTCCTGGATGCGGATGGCGATGGAGACATGGACCTGTACGCAGGCAGTGGCGGCAATGAACGGTCACTGGACGACCCCGCCTATCAGGACAGGCTTTACCTGAACGATGGGCGCGGCGGGTTCCAGCGGGCGAATAACGCCTTGCCCGTGATGCTCATCAGTACTGGTTGCGTGGCCTCCTGGGACATGGATGACGATGGTGATCCGGACCTGTTCGTAGGCCAGCGATCAACCCCGGGCCGTTATCCGGAAACGCCGCGAAGCATAATGCTAAGGAATGAAGGCGGCCGATTCACGGATGCCACCGCCGATTGGTTATTGGGATCGGACCGCATCGGCATGGTAACCGACGCACGGTTCATTGATCTGGATGGTGACCAGGTGCAGGAACTGGTGCTGGTTGGTGAATGGATGCCCGTGACCATATTCAAGAAGCGGAACGGAAAGCTGGAGAACGTCACTGCGGACTGGGGCCTGGAGCAGACCCATGGCTGGTGGAACGCCCTCGATGCAGCGGACCTGGATGGCGACGGACTGCCCGAATTGATCGTGGGCAATGCAGGTTTGAACACGGTCCACAAAGCCCACAAGGAGAATCCGGCCACCATGATCCACAAGGACTTCGACGGCAATGGCACAGTGGACCCGATCCTGTGCCGCACGTACAATGGAGCGATCTATCCCGTGCACACACTGGACCGCATGCGTGACCAAATGGTGATGCTGCGCAAGCGTTTCCAGCGCTATCAGCCGTATGCTGCAGCGCGGCTTTCTGACGTTCTCACTGCTGACGAGTTGCGCGGTGCACAGGAACTGAAGGCGACCACCATGGCCCATACGCTCTTCCTGAACCGGGGTGGAAAGTGGCTCGAAGCGCGTGAATTGCCGAAGATTGCACAGCTATCCGCCGCACGGGCCATGCGGTTCGGCGATGTGGATGGCGATGGCCACATGGACCTGATCGTGGCCGGCAACCATTATGGCACTGACCCACAGTTCGGCCGGAGCGATGCCTGCATCGGCGTACTGCTGCGTGGTGATGGAAAGGGCGGTTTGGAACCCCTGTCGGCCACCAAGAGCGGGCTCAGCATACCCGGCAACGTACGGACCGTTGTACCGATACAAGGAGCGAACCGCGCGCATTGGCTGGTGGTCCGAAATAACGGGCGCGCTGGCCTATTCACGACAGCACCTGTGAGCGACTGAACGATAATGGCATGTTCGATCACCGCTCCATGACGCGTTCCAGTAAGCAGCAATAGCCATGACCACCTGCCGATCGGCACTTCAAACCTTCTGTTCGGCCCTTTCACTGGTGTTCGTTCTGGTGGATTGCAACCAACCCGGAAGAACAATGGGCGATCCGTTCAGTGCGGAAGACCTTCGAAGGGCAAACCGCCGGTTGCTGGAAGTCACCATGATGGATGCCTTCAGCCCGCCTGTGGCCTCCCGGGTGTATGTGTACCCGCACCTGGCCCATTACCTGACTCTTCGCCTTTTCGCGCCGGACAGCCTGCCACCTCTCGAAGGTGCACTGAACGGATGGACCGCACCGGCGACCATGGATACCAGCGATGCGCATCCGGAATTGACTGCCTTGCTCGCATTCTGCCGCATCGGACGAAAGATGGTCTTCTCCGAACAGGAAATGGACCGGCTAGGCGTGGAGTTCCTGGATAAGGCACAACGATCCGGCATGGCACAACGAACGATCGATGCATCCATCCGCTGTGCCGAAGCAACTGCCGCGCACATGGGCATCTGGATCGATGGAGACAACTATTCGCGCGTTCGCACCATGGATCGCCATACGAGCACCAAGCTGCCCGGGCATTGGGTGGAAACGCCACCGGACCATACCCCTGCCCTTGAACCCAATTGGCGGCACATGCGGCCGATCCTGCTGGATGCTGCCAGCACCGAATCGCTCATTCCCCCACCACCCTACCTGCCTGGCCGCAATTCGGATTTCCACCGCATGGTCCTTGAGGTCCATGCGAATTCCAAGGTCATCCACGATACGATCAAGGCCATCGCGCTCTATTGGGATGACAACCCGAATGCATCTGACCATCGCGGGCACCTGGTCACCATGGAACACAAGATCTCACCCCCGGGACACTGGCTCAACATCATCAGTGGATACACCCGGTCCATCGAACTGGATGTTCACCGCACGACCGAAGCGTACACGCTGGCTGCGATCGCCATGTACGACGGTTTGATCGGCTGCTGGACCGTGAAATTCGACACCGACCTTGTGCGGCCCATCACCTATATCCAGGAGTACATCGAGCCTGAATGGATGTCGTTGATCCAGACACCGCCCTTCCCGGAGTTCCCCAGCGGGCATGCCGTGGTTTCAAGTTCAGCGGCCACGGTGCTGGAGACGTTGTTCGGTGCT from Flavobacteriales bacterium encodes the following:
- a CDS encoding VCBS repeat-containing protein → MLDSSRTGIRFVNELDENERLNLFFYEYLYNGGGVAVGDINNDGMPDMYFVSNLGADALYLNQGGVRFEDISTKAGIATARGYKTGVTMVDVNGDGWLDIHVCRSGVSDPELRRNLLYINNGDLTFTERAAEYGLDDASYSSQAYFFDMDLDGDLDLYLLNHPAEMSKANMLRVTRNPKGELMVATSDDLTNYSDRLYRNTGGRFTDVTERSGILNEAFGLSAMIGDFNNDLLPDIYVCNDYSRPDFLYIANRDGSYTERFEEHFRHSALSSMGSDRADINNDGYPDLLTLDMVPADRYRYQMLSSEQNFDRFERAMTVGLGAQLSTNTLQLSHGNGQYSDIAFLSNTAYTDWSWSVLLADLDNDGWKDILVTNSLKRDLTNNDFRYYVRDSLYKEVQMGRSTVTALLNAIPSVALRSPLFRNERDLTFSDVTEEWNSGPPGFNNGAAYADLDGDGWLDLVINNLNSPATVLRNTGASTGTNQYVRFILADTSGKNVYGSEVELTTSTGTQVQQLQPARGFLSSSEPILHFGIPEGTTLSRARVKWPNGTVLDLPSPTLDATHRVMKEPGLVRPSTTPKPTLLVDRSALLPQTFAHVENPFIDFKREPLLHHKLSEDGPGVAVADVDNDGSEDVFLGGAMDQPGRLFLQQRDGRFLERSIPAFVADALHEDVAALFLDADGDGDMDLYAGSGGNERSLDDPAYQDRLYLNDGRGGFQRANNALPVMLISTGCVASWDMDDDGDPDLFVGQRSTPGRYPETPRSIMLRNEGGRFTDATADWLLGSDRIGMVTDARFIDLDGDQVQELVLVGEWMPVTIFKKRNGKLENVTADWGLEQTHGWWNALDAADLDGDGLPELIVGNAGLNTVHKAHKENPATMIHKDFDGNGTVDPILCRTYNGAIYPVHTLDRMRDQMVMLRKRFQRYQPYAAARLSDVLTADELRGAQELKATTMAHTLFLNRGGKWLEARELPKIAQLSAARAMRFGDVDGDGHMDLIVAGNHYGTDPQFGRSDACIGVLLRGDGKGGLEPLSATKSGLSIPGNVRTVVPIQGANRAHWLVVRNNGRAGLFTTAPVSD
- a CDS encoding methyltransferase; amino-acid sequence: MFRFKQFTIHQDRCALKVGTDAVVFGAWVDHSSAKRILDIGTGTGVLALIAAQRNAEAQVHAVEIDDDSAAQAIENAAASPWAHRIRVHRMDVRRMKSDTPFDLILCNPPYYSGTAPASAERGRVAKHGAELDFNELLLSVGGLLAAEGRFAVIIPSDREVEFVSISTAHGLFPSRRCLLRYVAHRPPKRVLLELRRERGACAEEELTVEGEGPKSFTPQARDLVADLIDR
- a CDS encoding tyrosine-type recombinase/integrase — its product is MDKKVVGGKQPVVLEHLVHESQRRIALRFPYEASLIAAAKKSGAKWSSTHRCWHTPNSPEHLQAIFAAFKGLAWVDMNGLRKKPDAALSNPGVKPTGKPTTSATPIPATAQAPKAARGAGSLANVQDDALNAMRRKLEVARYSPRSIQVYLGAAKQLFLHFPNKHPNDIRTEDIEAFQHHLATERKVSNSTLNQAVNAIRYYYMNVMGDAKRVTFIERPRAERKLPLVLSKAEVAALLKAPSNLKHQAMLALAYSGGLRMSEILALKADDLLFDRGLIRIRSAKGNKDRTTLLGRSTAELLKRYLEQFQPQDLLFVGQSGSTYSARSLQKVLEAALAKAGIRKEATLHTLRHSFATHLLEQGTDLRYIQALLGHASSKTTEIYTHVSTRYLQGIVNPMDNLDTP
- a CDS encoding vanadium-dependent haloperoxidase — translated: MDAFSPPVASRVYVYPHLAHYLTLRLFAPDSLPPLEGALNGWTAPATMDTSDAHPELTALLAFCRIGRKMVFSEQEMDRLGVEFLDKAQRSGMAQRTIDASIRCAEATAAHMGIWIDGDNYSRVRTMDRHTSTKLPGHWVETPPDHTPALEPNWRHMRPILLDAASTESLIPPPPYLPGRNSDFHRMVLEVHANSKVIHDTIKAIALYWDDNPNASDHRGHLVTMEHKISPPGHWLNIISGYTRSIELDVHRTTEAYTLAAIAMYDGLIGCWTVKFDTDLVRPITYIQEYIEPEWMSLIQTPPFPEFPSGHAVVSSSAATVLETLFGAETSFTDSTEFIFGMGIRHYPGFQAAADEVAMSRFHAGIHYLHGVQEGKRFGREEGTKVMEMILGGTSNNANQRE